A single Criblamydia sequanensis CRIB-18 DNA region contains:
- a CDS encoding DegT/DnrJ/EryC1/StrS family aminotransferase encodes MDPLTFPYAKQSINENDAEAVRQALFSPYITRGKDVEEFERSVADYCGARYAVAFNSGTTALAASGFAIDVNRHDRLITTPNTFVGTLAVGWHEGAEPIFVDIERETANMDLALLEKMEPFQSTRGRSIYLPVHFGGIPIDLGRLNRMISDPEALIIEDAAHALGSYYPDGTKVGSCYDSAMTCFSFHPAKQITSGEGGMVLTNDETLFNRLKLYRNNGIDRSSPKSETYPWYYEVKAITGNFHMNELQASLGLSQFKRIDSIAAHRRELMKRYFDKLKNEKGIRLVKTQDLEKISFHLALLQIDFEFFKKTREEVMNKLKEKGIGTQVHYIPIYKHPFFAERKTDLSSYFPETETYYKQCLSFPLYTDLKLEEVDLIVEALLGILNNP; translated from the coding sequence ATGGACCCTCTTACTTTCCCGTACGCAAAACAATCAATTAATGAAAATGATGCCGAAGCTGTAAGGCAAGCCTTGTTTTCGCCTTATATTACCAGGGGTAAGGACGTTGAAGAGTTTGAAAGATCAGTGGCCGATTATTGCGGAGCGAGATATGCAGTGGCTTTCAATAGCGGAACGACAGCCCTTGCAGCATCAGGATTTGCAATCGATGTGAATCGTCATGATCGTCTCATCACAACCCCGAATACTTTTGTTGGTACGTTAGCTGTCGGCTGGCATGAGGGAGCGGAGCCTATCTTTGTTGATATTGAAAGAGAAACTGCCAATATGGATCTTGCTTTGCTTGAAAAGATGGAACCTTTTCAATCAACAAGGGGCCGATCCATTTATTTACCCGTTCACTTTGGAGGCATACCGATTGACCTTGGAAGGCTTAACCGTATGATCAGCGACCCTGAAGCTCTCATTATCGAAGATGCCGCCCATGCCCTTGGCTCCTACTATCCCGATGGCACAAAAGTCGGTTCTTGCTATGATAGTGCCATGACTTGCTTTAGTTTTCACCCGGCTAAGCAAATTACAAGCGGGGAAGGTGGAATGGTTCTTACAAATGACGAAACTCTTTTTAATAGGTTAAAGCTATATAGGAATAATGGCATCGACAGAAGTTCCCCTAAATCAGAGACTTATCCTTGGTATTATGAGGTGAAAGCGATAACAGGCAATTTTCATATGAACGAGCTTCAAGCAAGCCTTGGCTTAAGTCAGTTTAAAAGGATAGACAGTATTGCAGCTCATAGAAGAGAGCTTATGAAAAGATACTTTGATAAATTAAAAAATGAAAAAGGTATTCGTCTTGTCAAAACTCAAGATCTAGAAAAGATTTCTTTTCACCTAGCCCTTCTGCAAATTGATTTTGAGTTCTTTAAAAAGACAAGAGAAGAGGTGATGAATAAACTTAAAGAAAAAGGCATCGGGACTCAAGTTCACTACATCCCAATTTACAAACACCCCTTTTTCGCTGAAAGAAAAACCGATTTGTCCTCTTATTTCCCCGAAACGGAAACTTACTATAAGCAATGCCTCTCCTTCCCCTTATATACAGATCTCAAACTTGAAGAAGTAGATTTGATAGTTGAAGCTTTGCTAGGAATTTTAAACAACCCCTGA
- a CDS encoding tetratricopeptide repeat protein — MKSEVLLDYMKKAQALAMNSNPEFLLELVDREMEKFGEEPSLKAFFQGEHDFYSKKYRQALEKYLEAKDIPHYQFFCFRASAYLSKEIQEQHKALTYANKANTLLPEDYFTLKILNALYSKEDSSKEALQVREKLAKLEKGIMPNPEICKYGSSVLTEEDFNELLSISQGCLHEELFQNDHNEEKAAPLCEKNNLAFIKETSFQGLNKPATDFPVPYTIEKPFFQNLDIEMKLDAFANRYRELLEDYVKKAENRSEIADRKLFTFNVWTNDSKDLPLPSQLANIDEFKCGFFFRFNGKGIAINPGHSFLELLEKRNLTILDIDSVIITHSKRDLYPAVTRLYELNTQLNRVLGRAHPIHFYFNRSAFQEMIQILKPQYRQEKSTLHCLELYLDTPDVETISLHEGIKLHYFQIANSPSSYNSYEGINLGIKFELSLGDETRVLSYVSSSPWTPHLADYLKGTDLLLLGFGTTSHEDLTKERYREDCLGYFGCLSLFEEVLPSLCIITEFDQKVAGARLEICKALRNELFDQTFDSTLLLADPNLEIDLDALTLRCTITSTFMNPSFVKIVQGSDPFKPLQFLSQASYI, encoded by the coding sequence ATGAAGTCAGAAGTTTTATTGGATTACATGAAAAAAGCGCAGGCACTAGCGATGAATTCCAACCCGGAATTTCTACTTGAACTAGTCGACCGCGAAATGGAAAAATTTGGAGAGGAGCCGTCTCTAAAAGCTTTTTTTCAAGGTGAACATGACTTTTATTCAAAAAAATATAGACAAGCTCTTGAAAAATATCTGGAAGCAAAAGACATTCCTCATTATCAATTCTTTTGTTTTCGCGCTTCAGCCTATCTCTCAAAAGAAATTCAAGAACAGCATAAGGCTTTGACCTATGCCAATAAAGCCAATACTTTGCTTCCGGAAGACTACTTCACCCTTAAAATTTTAAATGCTCTTTATAGCAAAGAAGATAGCTCTAAGGAAGCTTTGCAAGTTCGTGAAAAACTTGCTAAATTAGAAAAAGGCATCATGCCTAATCCTGAAATTTGCAAGTATGGATCCTCCGTTCTCACCGAAGAAGACTTTAATGAACTTTTATCCATCTCGCAGGGTTGTCTGCATGAAGAACTCTTTCAAAATGACCATAATGAGGAAAAGGCCGCACCCCTTTGCGAAAAAAACAATCTGGCTTTTATTAAAGAAACCTCCTTCCAAGGACTTAATAAGCCTGCCACAGACTTTCCTGTTCCCTATACCATTGAAAAACCTTTTTTCCAAAACTTGGATATTGAAATGAAGCTTGATGCTTTTGCTAATCGATATCGCGAACTTTTGGAAGACTATGTCAAAAAAGCAGAAAATAGAAGCGAAATTGCTGACCGAAAATTATTTACATTCAATGTCTGGACGAATGATTCAAAAGATTTACCGCTGCCAAGCCAGCTTGCCAATATTGATGAATTCAAATGCGGATTTTTCTTTCGCTTTAACGGTAAAGGTATAGCTATAAATCCGGGGCACTCCTTCTTGGAATTACTTGAAAAGCGCAACCTTACTATCCTTGACATTGATTCAGTCATTATTACTCATTCAAAACGAGATTTATACCCCGCAGTAACACGCCTCTATGAACTTAACACGCAATTAAATCGTGTTCTTGGAAGAGCCCATCCTATTCACTTTTACTTTAACCGTTCAGCCTTCCAGGAAATGATCCAAATTTTAAAGCCTCAATATCGACAGGAAAAAAGCACGCTTCATTGCCTTGAGCTTTATTTAGACACACCGGACGTTGAAACTATTTCTTTGCATGAGGGCATAAAACTGCATTACTTTCAAATCGCAAACTCACCCTCTTCTTATAATTCCTATGAAGGCATTAATCTTGGCATCAAATTTGAACTGTCTTTAGGGGATGAAACTCGAGTGCTCTCTTATGTTTCAAGCTCGCCATGGACACCGCACCTAGCTGACTACCTTAAAGGAACGGATCTATTACTGCTTGGTTTCGGCACAACTTCTCATGAAGATTTAACCAAAGAAAGGTATAGAGAGGATTGTTTAGGCTATTTTGGCTGTCTTTCCCTATTTGAAGAAGTCCTTCCTTCCCTTTGCATTATTACTGAATTCGATCAAAAAGTGGCAGGTGCAAGACTTGAAATTTGCAAGGCACTTCGTAACGAGCTTTTCGATCAAACTTTTGATTCAACCCTCTTGCTTGCCGATCCCAATCTAGAAATTGATCTTGATGCTCTAACGCTTCGCTGCACGATTACCTCAACTTTTATGAACCCTTCCTTTGTAAAAATTGTACAAGGATCGGATCCTTTTAAACCGCTGCAATTTTTATCACAGGCAAGCTACATATAG
- the dnaA gene encoding chromosomal replication initiator protein DnaA, producing MLATDTRQAWIEFLEFVKKRLSPTAFGNWLAPIQVIETSDEWLHLEVPNVFVKEYLLSNFKKDLCSFVPVGSDGEPLIRFSIAPLSKSQEKNVKVELQESLFTSQPSPFEVELNPNYRFDNFIEGPTNQFVKSAAMGIAKQPGHSYNPLFIHGGVGLGKTHILHSIGHFAREKHKKLKVQCITTEQFINDLVDSLRNKSVDRMKRFYRQDVDVLLVDDIQFLQNRLNFEEEFCNTFEALINQKKQIVITSDKPPAQLKLSERMIARMEWGLVAHMGIPELETRVAILQYKAKLKGLDLPSKLAFYIAEHIFNNVRQLEGAVNRLSATSRLLNLSLTEEIVEQALKEMFQHNPHKRISVEQILKSVAAVFEVKISDLKGTVRTKEVALPRQVAMYLACKLINDSLQMLGVSFGKTHSTLLHARKTIEKKLAEDELLRRQVGIIEKNIHMD from the coding sequence ATGTTAGCCACCGACACACGCCAAGCTTGGATCGAATTCTTGGAATTTGTCAAAAAACGTCTTTCACCTACCGCTTTTGGAAATTGGCTTGCTCCCATTCAAGTCATTGAAACAAGCGATGAGTGGCTGCATTTAGAAGTTCCAAACGTGTTTGTTAAGGAATACTTGCTCTCTAATTTTAAGAAGGACCTCTGCTCTTTTGTTCCTGTCGGTAGCGACGGGGAACCGCTCATTCGATTCTCAATTGCCCCCCTCTCTAAATCTCAAGAAAAAAATGTTAAAGTTGAACTGCAGGAAAGCTTATTTACAAGCCAACCGAGCCCTTTTGAAGTTGAGCTTAACCCCAATTATCGTTTTGATAATTTTATTGAAGGCCCAACCAATCAATTTGTAAAATCAGCAGCCATGGGGATTGCAAAGCAGCCGGGGCATTCCTATAATCCGCTTTTTATTCATGGCGGCGTTGGCCTTGGCAAAACCCACATCCTCCACAGCATAGGGCATTTTGCAAGAGAGAAACATAAAAAACTAAAAGTTCAATGCATCACGACAGAACAATTTATTAATGACCTTGTCGATTCTTTAAGAAACAAATCAGTAGACCGCATGAAGCGCTTTTATCGCCAGGATGTGGATGTTTTGCTTGTGGACGATATTCAATTTTTGCAAAACCGCCTGAACTTTGAAGAAGAGTTTTGTAATACTTTTGAAGCTTTAATCAATCAGAAAAAGCAAATTGTCATCACAAGCGATAAGCCGCCTGCCCAGTTAAAATTATCAGAGAGAATGATTGCCCGGATGGAATGGGGCCTTGTCGCTCATATGGGCATTCCGGAACTTGAGACAAGAGTTGCGATTTTACAATATAAAGCTAAACTTAAAGGACTTGACCTTCCAAGCAAGCTTGCCTTTTACATAGCAGAGCACATCTTCAATAACGTGCGCCAATTAGAAGGGGCCGTCAATCGCTTAAGCGCAACAAGCAGGCTTCTGAACCTCAGTTTGACAGAAGAAATTGTGGAGCAAGCTTTAAAAGAAATGTTCCAGCATAACCCCCACAAAAGAATTTCTGTCGAACAAATTTTAAAATCTGTTGCCGCCGTCTTTGAAGTTAAAATAAGCGATTTAAAGGGAACGGTTCGAACAAAAGAAGTCGCCCTCCCTCGACAAGTCGCCATGTATTTGGCTTGTAAACTTATCAATGATTCCTTGCAAATGCTGGGCGTCTCTTTCGGAAAAACTCACTCGACTCTCTTACACGCAAGAAAAACGATTGAAAAAAAACTTGCCGAAGATGAACTGCTAAGAAGACAAGTTGGTATCATTGAAAAAAATATACATATGGATTAG